One Williamsia phyllosphaerae genomic window, CCCGGTCCGAGATCATCGGTCAATTTTCTCACGACGGTCCCGTAGAGCTGAAATCGGAGCCAGGAATCGTCGTCGGCGAGGTCGAGGTTCGACGCGCCATCTGCTGCGCCGTCTGCTGCAGCGATGAGCCGGTGGATGCCGAGGTCTCCACGATACTGCGCAGCGCAGCGTGCGGCGAGAGATCGTCGCGGCGGCCCACCGCAGCCGCCGCGGCGTCGAGGGGGTCCGACAGATCCGTGCGGCCGAGGTCGGCGACCACGTCGCCGCGGTCGTCACCCGAGGCGCCCCGCAGGCGCGTCCAGACCTCTGCGGTGTACCCGGCGAGCGCATGCGCGGCCTCGACCGACGCGGCATCGAAGGCGTGGTTGTCCGGCGAGTAGAGCGTCAGGTAGCCGGTTCCGTTCGGGCCGGTGAAGAGGCGGAACGACAGGACCGACGCGATGGGCGCGGCGTAGCTGGCCGCGGCACGGAACGACATCCACCGCCCGTCGGACTCGAACGCCTCGATGTGGACGATCGGATCATGTTGTGCCCCTTCCATGCTCGGCCCCTCGGCGTATCGATGCTGGAGCAGGTCGAGCAGGAAGGGGTACTGGTCACTGGCCGCGAGCGTGCGCAGACCCCCTGACGTCCGCAGGGCCAGTCCGGCGCTCTCCACCCCCGGGACGATCCGGACCGTCATGGCGACGATGTCGGCGAGGTCGGAGCGCTCGTCGTCGGGCGCGACCTGAGCGGGAATGCCGTCGTGCGGCAACGGTGTGAGGCGGCCGAGCAGGTTGCGGGCCACCTCGATCACCTCGGTGTGGTCCCAGGTCAGCACCCACTCGTGGCGCCGACCGGCGACCGGCCCGGTGTCGCCGAGATCACGTGCCACGACAGCCATGGCGAAGTCGGAATCGAGGCTGACGTAGGCGAAATGGTCGCGCATGGGCTGCACCTGCGAGCCCCGCACCCCCGGGGGCAGGTCCTCGCCGACACCGATGATGCCGACCAGCGAGTTCGTCGCCGCGAGCTCACCGTAGCGACGCGCCAGCCAGGACGTGTAGAACTCCGGATCGTGCAGGGACAGCAGCACGACCCCGCCGATCCGCCGACCCGACCGCGTCGCGTCGAGGGCCGCTCCGATGCGGGCGATCTCGCTCACCGGCGACACCCGCACCCGGTCGCCTCGCAGCAGGGACGTGGGGTCCGTTCGGGGGGTGGGCACCTGCTCGGGTGCGATCCCCAGCCGCATCCACTCGTCGGACGCGGTGCCGCTGCGATCCACCGCCGTCGCCTCGGCCGGCCGGCCGAGGTGATACCCCTGCACCAGGCTCGCGCCGCATCCGCGGGCTCGATCGAGATCTCGCTCGCTCTCGACTCCCTCGCAGAGGATCCGCGCACCGGTCAGGGCGACGTGATCCCACACCGCCCGTAGCGTTCTCAGCTGTTCGTCGGAGTGCTGGTCGGCGAGCATCGAGCGGTCCAGTTTGATGACGTCGGGCCGCACGATGGACAGCATCGCCACCGAATCGGGGTTGGCACCCACGTCGTCCAAAGCCACCAGGCACGACTGCGACCGGGCCCAGTCCGTCGCGGCGATGACCGACCGCGGATCGGTGAACAGGGACCGTTCGGTCAGCTCGACGACGGTCGGGATCGCCGTGACGATCGCGGCCACCTCGTCGGGGTCGACACGCCACGGGGGTGGTGTACCCAGCACGCTCGGTTCGACGTTGACGAACAGGTACAACGGCGCGGCCAGACCGGCGGCCCCGGCCCCGAGGTAGGCCGACCGTCGGCATTCCCAGTCCAGTTCGGCGACCGCGCCGACATCCCGTGCGCGTGCGAACACCTCGAGTGGCCCCAGGTCGGGGACGTCGGGGAACCGGGCGAGCGCCTCGTGCCCCATCACACGGCCGGAATCGAGCTCGACGATGGGTTGGAACACCGATCGCACCCGGGTGCGTGCGCCGATGATGCCCTGCAACGGATGGCGTGCGGAGACGGACATCGAGATGTTGGCCTTCCCCACGGATTCCACGCCGGTGCCCCCACCTCGGCTCATGCCCTGCACATCGTAGGGGCGGTCCGGATCGACACGGTCGGCGGGGAGTTGACCGAAAACGCGGACACCGCCACCGACACAGTCCTACCTTGGCAAAGGATCGACGAACCCGTGTGGCAACGGGCAAATGGAGAGGCGGCGTCTATGCGCGCACTGGTGACACTGATCGCGACCACGATGATCACGGCAGCGGCCTTGGCCGGCCTCTCGGGCACCGCGTCGGCCCGTCCGCTACCGGTCACCTACTCGCTCGCCGCCGCCACCGCGGTCGCGATCGACCGACCCGACAGCTCCCCGCCGGGCGCCAACGACTGGAACTGCCGACCGACGTCGCAACACCCGCAGCCGGTCGTCCTGAGCCACGGGACGCTGTTCAACATGACCATCGACTGGCAGGCGCTCTCGCCGCTGCTCCGCAACGCCGGCTACTGCGTCTACGCGTTCAACTTCGGACAACAACCCGGGTCGAGCTACCTCGGGTTCCCCGGTGCGGGCAAGGTCGGCGGCACCGGACCGATCGAGCAGTCGGCCGCCGAACTCGCCCGGTTCGTCGATCGGGTGAAGAGGTCGACCGGGGCCGCCAAGGTCGACATCGTCGGCCACTCGCAGGGCGGCATGATGCCGCGGTACTACCTCAAGAACCTGGGCGGCGGCGCCTCGGTCGATCAGCTCATCGGCCTCGCCCCGTCGAACCACGGGACGACGGTTCTCGGGCTCGGGCTGATCCCCGGTGTCCCCGAGACGTTGCGACTCGGTCTGGGCACCGCCATCCGCCAGCAGATCGTCGGGTCGGACTTCCTGCGGCGGCTCAACGCGGGCGGCGACACCGTTTCCGGGGTCCGCTACACGGTCATCGAGACCCGGTACGACGAGGTCGTCACGCCCTACACCTCGGCGTTCCTGACCGGTCCGAACGTGACCAACATCGATCTGCAGCAGGCCTGCGGCCGCAACTACACCGACCATCTGTCGATCACCTACGACCGTCGGGCCCTGAGTTACGTTCTGCGCGCACTGGATCCGGCTGCCCCGATCGCACCCTGCACGTTCTCGTCGCCGCTGTCGGGCGCCTAGAGCCACCCGCGACGCTGCGCGGTGGCCGCCGCCTCGGCGCGGGTGTTCGCACCGGTCTTGCCGATCGCACTCGACAGGTAGTTCCGCACGGTCCCGGCCGAGAGGTGCACCTGTCCGGCGATGGTGGCCACCGTCGCGCCGGACAACGCGGCGCGCAACACCTCCCGCTCGCGATCGGTCAACGGGCTGTCCCCGTCGGTGAGGCTCTCGGTCGCCAGCGTCGGATCGATGACGCGCAGTCCCGCGTGCACCCGGCGGACGGCGTCGGCGAGTTCGGCGGCGGGGGTGTCCTTGACGACGAAGCCGGAGGCACCGGCCTCCACCGCGCGACGGAGATAGCCGGGTCGCCCGAAGGTGGTGACGATCAGCGACCGCGTCTGGGGCCGTGCCTGTTTCAGGATGGCCGCGACCTCGATGCCGTCCGCCCCGGGCATCTCGATGTCGAGCAGACAGACATCGGCGGCCGACGCGGTGGCCGCGGCGAGGACCTCGTCGCCCCGTCCGACCTGTGCCACCACGACGAGGTCGGACTCCAGACCCAACAGGGCCGCCAGTGCGCCGCGGACCAGGGCCTGGTCGTCGGCGAGCAGCAGCCGGATCGGGGTGGTCATCCGACGGTCACCCGTACCGCGGTGCCCGTGCCGGTCGCCCGGACACTGAGCGCCCCACCCGCCGCGTCGACCCGTTCGGTGAGTCCGCGCAGCCCGTTGCCGAAGGCGTGTTCATCGATGCCGCATCCGTCGTCCACGACCTCGATGTGCCCGTCGGTCACATCGACGGCGCAGCGCCGCGCGCCGCTGTGGCGGACCACGTTGGTCACCGATTCGCGCACCACCCAGGCGAACAGGGCGCTGCGGGCGGGCGGGAGGTCGGCGAGGTCGGTGGGCAGGTCGGCCTCGATCTCGGCGGCGGTGAGCGCGGTGCGCGCCGAGGCCAGCTCGGTCCGCAGGTCCGGTGTGCGTAGGCCACCGACGGTGGAACGGACCTCGGCGAGCGCACGCCGCGACATCGAGTGCAGTTCGGCCAATTCGGCTTTGGCACGTTCGGGGTCGATGTCGATCAGGCGCCCGGCCAGCTCGGACTTCAGCGTGATCACGGTCAGCGAGTGACCGAGGATGTCGTGGACGTCGCGGGCGACCCGTTCACGCTCGGCGATCACGGCGAGCTGCTCGTCGAGTTCGCGTTTGCGTTCCTCCGCCGCTTCGCGCTCCCGCTCGCGCAGTTGCAGATTGCGGGCCACCAGCATCGCGCCCCCCGACACCACCAGTGCGATCACGGTTCCCGGGTCGAAATCCCATCCGTCGAGCACCTCGGGCCCGATCAGTGCGAGGCCGACCACGACCGCGGTGACCGCGATCCCGAACGGACGGGAGAGCCCGAAGACGGTGATGGCGATCAGGAACGGCCCGAACGACAGGCACCCGTTGGCGAGTATCGGTTCCGTCGCCGCGGCGATCAGCGCGAGCACCACGAAGTACCGCAGGGCGACCCGGGGATCGGGACTGCTGCGCTGCATCGGTATGACGTGCACACAGGCCACGACGTAGAGCGCACCGAACGCCGCGATCAGCGCCAGCCCCGCCACGGTCCGCGCAACCGATTCGTCGGCGCCGAGCAGGCTGATAACGGGGTAGGCGAGAAAGACCAGCCAGATGGCCGGGAAGGCCCACCGGATGTCGTCTCGGCCCGGCGAACGCACTCTCACCGGACCGACTGTAGGCCGCGCGACGACGGAACTCGCGCCATCACTGGCGTTCGGTGCCGCGGCGGTAGAAGAACACCGCGGCGGCGGTGAAGATCACCGCCCAGACCCCGATGTTGACGATGCTCACCCAGAGCGGGATGTGGTCGCCGTAGACGGTGTCGCCACCGGTCATCGGGTAGTTGGCCAACGAGTTGATGCCGAACATCGGGGTGAACATCGAGAACGTGAGCATGGAGCCCTGCAGAGGGACGAAGACGTTGCCGCCGAAGGCCAGCAGGGTCAGCACACCGCCGCTGACCTGCATCGCGGCCTCGGACTTCAGTGCGCTGCCGATGGCCATACCGAATGCGGCGAACACCGATGACCCCAGCCAACCGAGCAGGATCGATCCGATCCAGACGGGTGCGGGCGCTCGAGCGCCGGTGAGCACACCGACGACCGACAGCACCATCAGTGGCAGCGCCGCGATGGTCATGGCGACCATCGCCTTGGACGCGACGTAGGCGAGTGGCGTCAACGGCGTCAGCCTCAGGGTGCGCGTCCACCCGTCCCGCTGCTCCAACGCCACCGACGCGGCGTTCGTCGTGGTCGCGAGAATTGAGCCGTAGACCGCCATGTGCACCATGACGTACGCCGCGGTGTTGGCGTGACCGATCATGTCCGAGCCGTACTTCTGCGTTGCGCCGAACACGACGTAGAGCAGGGTCGGCATGGCGAGGGTGAAGATCATTGCCCGGCGGTTGCGCAGCACCCGGCGGACGTCGATGCGCACGTAGGTGGGCGAGAAGCCGCGCAGGGCCCTGGAGCCGGCCGGCGTGGTGGCGAGAGTGGTCATCGGGTCTTCTCCGGGGTCGACGAGGTGAGGGCGA contains:
- a CDS encoding EAL domain-containing protein, whose protein sequence is MSRGGGTGVESVGKANISMSVSARHPLQGIIGARTRVRSVFQPIVELDSGRVMGHEALARFPDVPDLGPLEVFARARDVGAVAELDWECRRSAYLGAGAAGLAAPLYLFVNVEPSVLGTPPPWRVDPDEVAAIVTAIPTVVELTERSLFTDPRSVIAATDWARSQSCLVALDDVGANPDSVAMLSIVRPDVIKLDRSMLADQHSDEQLRTLRAVWDHVALTGARILCEGVESERDLDRARGCGASLVQGYHLGRPAEATAVDRSGTASDEWMRLGIAPEQVPTPRTDPTSLLRGDRVRVSPVSEIARIGAALDATRSGRRIGGVVLLSLHDPEFYTSWLARRYGELAATNSLVGIIGVGEDLPPGVRGSQVQPMRDHFAYVSLDSDFAMAVVARDLGDTGPVAGRRHEWVLTWDHTEVIEVARNLLGRLTPLPHDGIPAQVAPDDERSDLADIVAMTVRIVPGVESAGLALRTSGGLRTLAASDQYPFLLDLLQHRYAEGPSMEGAQHDPIVHIEAFESDGRWMSFRAAASYAAPIASVLSFRLFTGPNGTGYLTLYSPDNHAFDAASVEAAHALAGYTAEVWTRLRGASGDDRGDVVADLGRTDLSDPLDAAAAAVGRRDDLSPHAALRSIVETSASTGSSLQQTAQQMARRTSTSPTTIPGSDFSSTGPS
- a CDS encoding esterase/lipase family protein, yielding MRALVTLIATTMITAAALAGLSGTASARPLPVTYSLAAATAVAIDRPDSSPPGANDWNCRPTSQHPQPVVLSHGTLFNMTIDWQALSPLLRNAGYCVYAFNFGQQPGSSYLGFPGAGKVGGTGPIEQSAAELARFVDRVKRSTGAAKVDIVGHSQGGMMPRYYLKNLGGGASVDQLIGLAPSNHGTTVLGLGLIPGVPETLRLGLGTAIRQQIVGSDFLRRLNAGGDTVSGVRYTVIETRYDEVVTPYTSAFLTGPNVTNIDLQQACGRNYTDHLSITYDRRALSYVLRALDPAAPIAPCTFSSPLSGA
- a CDS encoding response regulator transcription factor is translated as MTTPIRLLLADDQALVRGALAALLGLESDLVVVAQVGRGDEVLAAATASAADVCLLDIEMPGADGIEVAAILKQARPQTRSLIVTTFGRPGYLRRAVEAGASGFVVKDTPAAELADAVRRVHAGLRVIDPTLATESLTDGDSPLTDREREVLRAALSGATVATIAGQVHLSAGTVRNYLSSAIGKTGANTRAEAAATAQRRGWL
- a CDS encoding sensor histidine kinase, whose product is MRVRSPGRDDIRWAFPAIWLVFLAYPVISLLGADESVARTVAGLALIAAFGALYVVACVHVIPMQRSSPDPRVALRYFVVLALIAAATEPILANGCLSFGPFLIAITVFGLSRPFGIAVTAVVVGLALIGPEVLDGWDFDPGTVIALVVSGGAMLVARNLQLREREREAAEERKRELDEQLAVIAERERVARDVHDILGHSLTVITLKSELAGRLIDIDPERAKAELAELHSMSRRALAEVRSTVGGLRTPDLRTELASARTALTAAEIEADLPTDLADLPPARSALFAWVVRESVTNVVRHSGARRCAVDVTDGHIEVVDDGCGIDEHAFGNGLRGLTERVDAAGGALSVRATGTGTAVRVTVG
- a CDS encoding ABC transporter permease, whose amino-acid sequence is MTTLATTPAGSRALRGFSPTYVRIDVRRVLRNRRAMIFTLAMPTLLYVVFGATQKYGSDMIGHANTAAYVMVHMAVYGSILATTTNAASVALEQRDGWTRTLRLTPLTPLAYVASKAMVAMTIAALPLMVLSVVGVLTGARAPAPVWIGSILLGWLGSSVFAAFGMAIGSALKSEAAMQVSGGVLTLLAFGGNVFVPLQGSMLTFSMFTPMFGINSLANYPMTGGDTVYGDHIPLWVSIVNIGVWAVIFTAAAVFFYRRGTERQ